One Ctenopharyngodon idella isolate HZGC_01 chromosome 3, HZGC01, whole genome shotgun sequence genomic window, cttaacgctgggttctttgggaagcaaggttatctttccttcacaaccaaaaacacatttctttggtgacattgttgatttcgtggtctaaaaacaaagtgacaaatccgagcaagtcctgtgcagggTTGCCGACAACTTTCGTAACCCGAACGAAacacgttgatgggcgtgctcttgctctcgctctggttgatgtGTGCGCGTGCTCTTCCTGGAGAAGTGTCAATAGGCTACATggaattccgccctttattatgtaatacagggccatactcgagaaaaaaaaaaaaaactttctgaaacTTACTCTGaagcagggccgtaaccaccatagacattgagggggacaagtcccccccaataattagaaatggtcAAATCGTCCCCCccaatattttaaattcttgcactgctctgctgcacttcattacagcactctgcatgttgttaggatgacaaagttttaaaagttacatttttagtctggtctgcctcagcggtctaagaacgctcgtcaatgtcaaaatgattgagatggcaGTCAAATTAAAAAGTAGGCGGGGTTTACGTTCTCTCTTTGCTCGTGCACACAGTCTTCACAGCACAGACGGGCGCTTCAATCGATCGCTTAACGCCGTTGCGGAGGTTCTATTTTTCcagtaaaatcacaaaacaaatgcacacaaacgtgtccctgctcttgatatacaaccattgatggacatctttgattttaataaggaaaaaaaaaaaaaaaaaactatgcgagggcggattagaacatGCAACCTTTGATACTGTTAACAAAAATTCTACCACTTGACCATTAgggaatttaaatatttattgaactatataaactatcacattaaaaattagttttcaatatactattgaaattgatttctggacatcgtaatgttattttttttttctacaattgttattgtacatatctgatatagcattgtATTAGCAGCAGTTTCGttcactgttttgtttctttatgctttatttaaaaatgttcaagACGTGGTTACGGCCTTGCTCTgaaggagtgtatttggcacagaaatactccgtcaaacGTCCAACTTGTTTTTTGAAACAAtggccatgtttagcaagagaatccaactctttaacagtgtaaataagtcagaatgcatgaaatagcattagattTCATAACCCCCTTTGAGATGTAATTgattcctatgatggcaaagccaaattttcagcatcattgccgtcttcagtgtcaaatgatcattcagaaatcattctaatccgctgatttgctgctcaagaaacatttcttatttttatcaggatttaacattttttgtgtaatgaaagttcaaaagaacagcatttgtttggaatataaatataacatataacattataaatgtctttactgacacttttgatcaatttattgcgttcttgctgaataaaggtattaattttctttttaaaaaaaacaatactgacGGTATTGTACATCCTTTTTTATGTTACAAAGTACAAATTTAGTAATATGCATactatttaatgttaaaattcgTAGTAAAATAATCGTAgcctatattaattatatacaatattatataaaagtGACAAAACGGTCATCTAAAATAAATTCAACAGACCGTCTCCTCCACAGTTCAACTCAACAGCTCGCATCTTTTTCCCTTGTCATCATTACGTAGATGAAACGCATCCACTTTTCCTTCCTCTCTGAGGGATGTTCGCAAACGGATTCACATTGAACATAAGAAGATAATTTACGACTTTATACTAGCGGTGAGAAAGGTTTGCTACTTCTGTgctatttttttaacagtttatatTGTATCTTTGAATACCATGAGGTTATTGCAGATATCACAGTTCTTATATCTAGCGCTCAGCTTGAGACTCTGAAGCCTCGGTGTTTCCTGTGTCGTCTGACCGCTTTTGACAAGCTAAATGTCAGCGATATCATGCGGCCTGCTGTCGCTGTAGTTTCGTGCTTCTGCTACACCGAGCTGAATGAATGAGCGAATCTTGCTCCTTCTTTTCTATTTGCTTATTACTTAAAAAATTATTCCTATGTATTTCTCGTTTTTAACTTTTTCAGTTGTTAGAGTTTTGTCACTGACTTATTTGGTCGTCTGTTTCTAACTAAACGTATTTATTTTCAGGTGTAACTAAGTAAATAATGGCTCCTCAATCCGCCATTCGATCAAAACAGATGGAAAAAACAATAAACGGAATACCAACTCAAGTTGTCTGCACGGAATTCAGCAACTACATTTTTATAGTTCTGACACAGTATGGTAAAATTGGGACACTTTTGTCCATAACACCTGACACAAGGTCTGGTGACATCAGTGTACCCATGTTCACAACCAGAGTACTGCTGGGAAAGGATGAGGTATGTTCtgaagtacatttttttttttttttggattgtcAGTATGGCagataaaataatgtttgtatttcacCTTGGCTTTTTTGTCTCTTTTGCAGCCTCTTACACACGTCTACGCCAAGAATGTCACAACATTTGTCTCACAGGAATCAGGCAACCGACCGGTCCTGTTGGGCCTTTCACTTAAAGACAACAGTGCTGAAACTATGAAAACTGTCAAAGATATGATCAAAGGCTGCCAAGTTTGGTAAACAGGAGATTAAATGGCTAACGCACTAGATGAGGACAAATGACGTATCTGTgcaattttaactaaaaacttGGCTTGTCTCTTGTGAATTTAGATATACCCAAGATACCTGTGTAGACAATGTTAAGTGCTGTTGTTACTGCACAAAGTTTGAAACgcttgaattttttttgttaaaacagAGTACTGTTCAAGATCACTCCTTTTTGCCTCTGTATAATGGATGGTCTTTCATATGTCATAAGATTAAAGTTATATTTTCTTACCTTGAATATTTTGGTGGTATTTAAATGTTTCGCACCAATCCCAATGCCTTTGAAAAGAGACCTAGCTAAACACCTGCACCATTAGCCTCACATGAACTGTCTGCCAGACCATTATAGACTGCAACAGTGTCCACCCACattctcacaattttttttccattaatttttcccatagagatttttttaagcgttataagccatgaactaaaccaaccagctacgaggtgaatcgcaacattacaaactttgatttgactcaaacaagtatttgaaaatcagacaaaaagacaaaggcaCAAAACTGTTTACTTAATGTCTTCAATGAGAGaaaaactacaatcccatgaagcattgtgaaGGACATAACCAATATAACAACAATGGAGACATATAAACTATTTACTTAAACCTGTCAATTCtaaatatagaaacaatatattttaagtttattgcaaaactCATAAGGCGACTGACTCGATGTCAGTGCAAATCCAGTGCTTCACAggatttgttttataaatagaaatattctacaaaaattttgttaaatgattattt contains:
- the psmg3 gene encoding proteasome assembly chaperone 3, yielding MAPQSAIRSKQMEKTINGIPTQVVCTEFSNYIFIVLTQYGKIGTLLSITPDTRSGDISVPMFTTRVLLGKDEPLTHVYAKNVTTFVSQESGNRPVLLGLSLKDNSAETMKTVKDMIKGCQVW